A section of the Malus sylvestris chromosome 17, drMalSylv7.2, whole genome shotgun sequence genome encodes:
- the LOC126609701 gene encoding disease resistance protein RPV1-like isoform X1 has product MAATAAAAAASSSSSGSSWKYDVFINFRGEDTRRCFVSHLYKALNQKAINTFIDAEELRKGSDLSQLLTAIQDSRVSIVVFSQNYASSTWCLKELVQILDCMDGKNQLVMPLFYQVDPSDVRKAKRSFEEAFAELEGHSNTDMEEVRRWRSALSRATNLSGWDSKNYEDDAKLIEEIVKDIFQKLIRTSSSKDDDLVEMDSRMLEMDLLLHPAPEMDDIRVVGIWGMGGIGKTTIARAVYEEIACQFEACCFLDNVKEEFSACGAVHMQEKFLSRILNEKVQSLGTLDRGYRMILKRLQMKKVLIVLDDVDDFFQIETLLGKQHSFGGGSRIIITTRDKLVLSRADAIYSPKVLSGGGALELFSQYAFRTKQPKRDCDHLSSRAVRYAQGLPLALKVLGAFLYNKSVQEWGELLEKLKKIPERKIHDVLRTSFDGLDDSVKDIFLDIACFFKGADKDYATKILDGCGFYPHTGIRVLIDRALITVSSETLEMHDLLEEMGREIVRQESIKEPGKRSRLWNYEDVNRVLTQNTATKVVESIILDPSFLDPKVVYLSSEAFVKMTKLRLLKIQCVSGDSCENLKFLSGELRSLTWKHFPLKSLPSNFIAKNLVELDMQNSLIEHLWEGAKALENLKIINLSGSPHLKKTPDFTEAKNLEKVVFRSCTSLFEVHPSISSLENLVLLDLEYCRNLKIFPSRIGMKSLRTLKLSWCVNLDKFPEVSDVMQDLSELYLVETKIKELPSSISNLTGLVSLNLEGCRKLESLPSSISHMKSLLYLDVSGCSKLEKFPEISEVMKKLSKLYLGGTAIKELPASILNLTSLVTLKLHNCRELKSLPSSISYMKSLEALDVSGCSTLEKFPEILESMEKLKALYLDGIAIKELPLSIKNLTALVMLKLNDCREFKILPSSICGLKSLRYVSLSGCTKFEVFPSIEENMQGLRELHLDGTSIKELSPSIEHLQGLVLLNLRNCKNLVHLPDNICNLGRLRGLNLCGCLNLSKWPANLEDIESLWDAGVEMVEDRKSILFF; this is encoded by the exons ATGGCTGctactgctgctgctgctgctgcatcttcttcttcctctggcTCTAGTTGGAAATACGACGTGTTCATCAATTTTAGAGGGGAAGACACTCGCAGGTGCTTCGTCAGCCACCTCTACAAAGCCCTGAATCAGAAAGCAATCAACACCTTCATCGATGCCGAAGAGCTCCGAAAAGGCAGCGACCTTTCGCAGCTACTGACGGCGATCCAAGATTCGCGTGTTTCAATCGTAGTTTTTTCTCAAAACTATGCTTCTTCCACATGGTGCTTAAAGGAGCTCGTCCAAATACTGGATTGTATGGATGGAAAGAACCAGCTGGTTATGCCCCTTTTTTACCAAGTGGATCCTTCTGATGTCCGCAAAGCAAAGAGGAGCTTTGAGGAAGCTTTTGCCGAGCTTGAAGGCCATTCTAACACCGACATGGAAGAGGTGCGGAGGTGGAGGTCCGCTCTTAGTCGAGCCACCAATTTATCCGGCTGGGATTCGAAAAATTACGA GGATGATGCCAAGCTCATTGAGGAAATTGTAAAAGATATTTTTCAGAAATTGATCCGCACCTCGTCAAGTAAAGACGATGACTTGGTTGAAATGGATTCCCGCATGCTTGAAATGGACTTGCTATTACATCCTGCTCCTGAAATGGACGACATTCGTGTTGTTGGAATATGGGGTATGGGTGGTATAGGCAAAACCACCATAGCTAGAGCTGTTTATGAGGAAATTGCTTGTCAATTTGAAGCTTGTTGCTTTCTTGACAATGTCAAGGAAGAGTTCTCCGCTTGTGGTGCCGTACATATGCAGGAAAAATTTCTCTCTAGAATCTTGAATGAAAAGGTGCAGAGTTTAGGCACATTGGATCGAGGTTAcagaatgattttgaaaaggcTACAGATGAAAAAGGTTTTGATTGTTCTTGATGATGTTGACGACTTCTTTCAAATTGAAACCTTACTTGGAAAGCAACATTCATTTGGTGGTGGGAGTAGAATCATTATCACCACTAGAGATAAGCTAGTACTAAGTCGAGCTGATGCGATCTACAGCCCCAAGGTTCTAAGTGGTGGTGGAGCTTTGGAGCTCTTTAGCCAGTATGCCTTCAGAACAAAGCAACCCAAAAGAGACTGTGACCATCTCTCAAGCCGTGCTGTACGATATGCTCAAGGTCTCCCTTTAGCACTTAAAGTCTTGGGGGCTTTTCTTTATAACAAATCTGTACAGGAGTGGGGAGAG TTGCTAgagaaattaaagaaaattccGGAAAGGAAAATTCATGATGTGCTAAGAACAAGCTTCGATGGACTAGATGATTCTGTGAAGGACATATTTCTGGATATTGCATGTTTTTTTAAAGGAGCGGACAAAGACTACGCAACAAAGATTCTGGACGGTTGTGGCTTTTATCCCCATACTGGGATAAGAGTTCTAATTGATCGGGCTCTTATAACTGTCTCATCGGAAACACTGGAGATGCATGATTTACTAGAGGAAATGGGTCGGGAAATCGTCCGCCAAGAATCTATTAAAGAGCCTGGGAAACGCAGTAGGTTGTGGAATTATGAAGATGTTAATCGTGTGCTTACTCAAAATACG GCTACGAAAGTTGTTGAAAGCATAATCCTTGACCCTTCATTCTTAGACCCAAAAGTGGTATACTTAAGTTCCGAAGCTTTTGTTAAAATGACGAAATTAAGATTGCTCAAAATCCAATGCGTCAGTGGAGATTCATGTGAGAATTTAAAGTTTCTTTCGGGTGAGTTAAGAAGTCTCACATGGAAGCATTTCCCCTTAAAGTCTTTACCGTCCAATTTCATTGCGAAGAATCTTGTTGAGCTTGACATGCAAAATAGTCTCATTGAACATCTCTGGGAAGGAGCCAAG GCTctggaaaatttgaaaattatcaACTTATCAGGATCTCCTCACCTGAAGAAAACTCCTGACTTCACGGAGGCAAAAAATCTTGAGAAAGTAGTTTTTCGAAGTTGTACAAGTTTATTTGAGGTTCACCCATCCATTTCATCTCTCGAAAACCTGGttcttttggatttggaatatTGCAGAAATCTTAAGATTTTTCCAAGCAGGATTGGTATGAAGTCTCTTAGAACCCTTAAACTTTCATGGTGTGTAAACCTCGATAAGTTTCCCGAAGTTTCAGATGTTATGCAGGATCTATCAGAGCTTTATCTCgttgaaactaaaattaaagaaCTGCCCTCATCAATTAGTAATCTTACGGGGCTTGTTTCCTTGAATCTAGAAGGTTGTAGAAAACTTGAGAGTCTTCCAAGCAGCATTTCTCACATGAAATCTCTTCTATACCTTGATGTTTCTGGATGTTCAAAGCTTGAGAAGTTTCCAGAAATTTCAGAGGTTATGAAGAAGCTATCTAAGCTCTATTTGGGTGGCACTGCAATTAAGGAGCTACCTGCTTCCATTTTAAATCTCACCAGTCTTGTTACTTTGAAGCTGCATAATTGCAGAGAACTTAAGAGTCTTCCAAGCAGCATTTCTTACATGAAATCTCTTGAAGCCCTTGATGTTTCTGGATGCTCAACTCTTGAGAAGTTTCCAGAAATTTTAGAGAGTATGGAGAAGCTAAAAGCGCTTTATTTAGATGGGATTGCAATTAAAGAACTGCCGTTGTCAATTAAAAATCTTACGGCACTTGTTATGTTGAAGCTAAATGATTGCAGAGAATTCAAGATTCTGCCAAGCAGCATCTGTGGACTCAAGTCCCTTAGATATGTTTCTCTTTCTGGTTGCACAAAGTTTGAGGTCTTTCCAAGCATTGAAGAAAATATGCAAGGATTAAGAGAGCTTCACTTGGATGGAACATCTATCAAAGAACTTTCCCCGTCAATTGAACATCTTCAGGGGCTGGTGTTATTAAATCTGAGAAACTGCAAAAACCTTGTTCATCTTCCAGACAATATTTGTAATTTGGGACGCCTCAGAGGTCTCAATCTCTGCGGGTGCTTAAACCTTTCTAAGTGGCCTGCGAACTTGGAGGATATAGAATCCTTATGGGACGCTGGAGTAGAAATGGTTGAGGACAGGAAATCTATTCTATTCTTTTAA
- the LOC126609701 gene encoding disease resistance protein RPV1-like isoform X4, giving the protein MAATAAAAAASSSSSGSSWKYDVFINFRGEDTRRCFVSHLYKALNQKAINTFIDAEELRKGSDLSQLLTAIQDSRVSIVVFSQNYASSTWCLKELVQILDCMDGKNQLVMPLFYQVDPSDVRKAKRSFEEAFAELEGHSNTDMEEVRRWRSALSRATNLSGWDSKNYEDDAKLIEEIVKDIFQKLIRTSSSKDDDLVEMDSRMLEMDLLLHPAPEMDDIRVVGIWGMGGIGKTTIARAVYEEIACQFEACCFLDNVKEEFSACGAVHMQEKFLSRILNEKVQSLGTLDRGYRMILKRLQMKKVLIVLDDVDDFFQIETLLGKQHSFGGGSRIIITTRDKLVLSRADAIYSPKVLSGGGALELFSQYAFRTKQPKRDCDHLSSRAVRYAQGLPLALKVLGAFLYNKSVQEWGEVLKKLKKIPQRGIHDVLRTSFDGLDDSEKDLFLDIACFFKGARKDYATKILDSCGFYPHTGIRVLIDRALITVSSETLEMHDLLEEMGREIVRQESIKEPGKRSRVWNYEDVHHVLTQNTATEAVESIILDLSFSKPKVVYLSSEAFVKMTKLRLLKIQCVSGDSCENLKFLSGELRSLTWKHFPLKSLPSNFIAKNLVELDMQNSLIEHLWEGAKALENLKIINLSGSPHLKKTPDFTEAKNLEKVVFRSCTSLFEVHPSISSLENLVLLDLEYCRNLKIFPSRIGCRKLESLPSSISHMKSLLYLDVSGCSKLEKFPEISEVMKKLSKLYLGGTAIKELPASILNLTSLVTLKLHNCRELKSLPSSISYMKSLEALDVSGCSTLEKFPEILESMEKLKALYLDGIAIKELPLSIKNLTALVMLKLNDCREFKILPSSICGLKSLRYVSLSGCTKFEVFPSIEENMQGLRELHLDGTSIKELSPSIEHLQGLVLLNLRNCKNLVHLPDNICNLGRLRGLNLCGCLNLSKWPANLEDIESLWDAGVEMVEDRKSILFF; this is encoded by the exons ATGGCTGctactgctgctgctgctgctgcatcttcttcttcctctggcTCTAGTTGGAAATACGACGTGTTCATCAATTTTAGAGGGGAAGACACTCGCAGGTGCTTCGTCAGCCACCTCTACAAAGCCCTGAATCAGAAAGCAATCAACACCTTCATCGATGCCGAAGAGCTCCGAAAAGGCAGCGACCTTTCGCAGCTACTGACGGCGATCCAAGATTCGCGTGTTTCAATCGTAGTTTTTTCTCAAAACTATGCTTCTTCCACATGGTGCTTAAAGGAGCTCGTCCAAATACTGGATTGTATGGATGGAAAGAACCAGCTGGTTATGCCCCTTTTTTACCAAGTGGATCCTTCTGATGTCCGCAAAGCAAAGAGGAGCTTTGAGGAAGCTTTTGCCGAGCTTGAAGGCCATTCTAACACCGACATGGAAGAGGTGCGGAGGTGGAGGTCCGCTCTTAGTCGAGCCACCAATTTATCCGGCTGGGATTCGAAAAATTACGA GGATGATGCCAAGCTCATTGAGGAAATTGTAAAAGATATTTTTCAGAAATTGATCCGCACCTCGTCAAGTAAAGACGATGACTTGGTTGAAATGGATTCCCGCATGCTTGAAATGGACTTGCTATTACATCCTGCTCCTGAAATGGACGACATTCGTGTTGTTGGAATATGGGGTATGGGTGGTATAGGCAAAACCACCATAGCTAGAGCTGTTTATGAGGAAATTGCTTGTCAATTTGAAGCTTGTTGCTTTCTTGACAATGTCAAGGAAGAGTTCTCCGCTTGTGGTGCCGTACATATGCAGGAAAAATTTCTCTCTAGAATCTTGAATGAAAAGGTGCAGAGTTTAGGCACATTGGATCGAGGTTAcagaatgattttgaaaaggcTACAGATGAAAAAGGTTTTGATTGTTCTTGATGATGTTGACGACTTCTTTCAAATTGAAACCTTACTTGGAAAGCAACATTCATTTGGTGGTGGGAGTAGAATCATTATCACCACTAGAGATAAGCTAGTACTAAGTCGAGCTGATGCGATCTACAGCCCCAAGGTTCTAAGTGGTGGTGGAGCTTTGGAGCTCTTTAGCCAGTATGCCTTCAGAACAAAGCAACCCAAAAGAGACTGTGACCATCTCTCAAGCCGTGCTGTACGATATGCTCAAGGTCTCCCTTTAGCACTTAAAGTCTTGGGGGCTTTTCTTTATAACAAATCTGTACAGGAGTGGGGAGAGGTGCTaaagaaattaaagaaaatccCGCAAAGGGGAATTCATGATGTGCTAAGAACAAGCTTCGATGGACTAGATGATTCTGAGAAGGACTTATTTCTGGATATTGCATGTTTCTTTAAAGGAGCCAGAAAAGACTACGCAACAAAGATTCTTGACAGTTGTGGCTTTTATCCCCATACTGGGATAAGAGTTCTAATTGATCGAGCTCTTATAACTGTCTCATCGGAAACACTCGAGATGCATGATTTACTAGAGGAAATGGGTCGGGAAATTGTTCGCCAAGAATCTATTAAAGAGCCTGGGAAACGCAGTAGGGTGTGGAATTATGAAGATGTTCATCATGTGTTAACTCAAAATACG GCTACGGAAGCTGTTGAAAGCATAATCCTTGACCTTTCATTCTCAAAG CCAAAAGTGGTATACTTAAGTTCCGAAGCTTTTGTTAAAATGACGAAATTAAGATTGCTCAAAATCCAATGCGTCAGTGGAGATTCATGTGAGAATTTAAAGTTTCTTTCGGGTGAGTTAAGAAGTCTCACATGGAAGCATTTCCCCTTAAAGTCTTTACCGTCCAATTTCATTGCGAAGAATCTTGTTGAGCTTGACATGCAAAATAGTCTCATTGAACATCTCTGGGAAGGAGCCAAG GCTctggaaaatttgaaaattatcaACTTATCAGGATCTCCTCACCTGAAGAAAACTCCTGACTTCACGGAGGCAAAAAATCTTGAGAAAGTAGTTTTTCGAAGTTGTACAAGTTTATTTGAGGTTCACCCATCCATTTCATCTCTCGAAAACCTGGttcttttggatttggaatatTGCAGAAATCTTAAGATTTTTCCAAGCAGGATTG GTTGTAGAAAACTTGAGAGTCTTCCAAGCAGCATTTCTCACATGAAATCTCTTCTATACCTTGATGTTTCTGGATGTTCAAAGCTTGAGAAGTTTCCAGAAATTTCAGAGGTTATGAAGAAGCTATCTAAGCTCTATTTGGGTGGCACTGCAATTAAGGAGCTACCTGCTTCCATTTTAAATCTCACCAGTCTTGTTACTTTGAAGCTGCATAATTGCAGAGAACTTAAGAGTCTTCCAAGCAGCATTTCTTACATGAAATCTCTTGAAGCCCTTGATGTTTCTGGATGCTCAACTCTTGAGAAGTTTCCAGAAATTTTAGAGAGTATGGAGAAGCTAAAAGCGCTTTATTTAGATGGGATTGCAATTAAAGAACTGCCGTTGTCAATTAAAAATCTTACGGCACTTGTTATGTTGAAGCTAAATGATTGCAGAGAATTCAAGATTCTGCCAAGCAGCATCTGTGGACTCAAGTCCCTTAGATATGTTTCTCTTTCTGGTTGCACAAAGTTTGAGGTCTTTCCAAGCATTGAAGAAAATATGCAAGGATTAAGAGAGCTTCACTTGGATGGAACATCTATCAAAGAACTTTCCCCGTCAATTGAACATCTTCAGGGGCTGGTGTTATTAAATCTGAGAAACTGCAAAAACCTTGTTCATCTTCCAGACAATATTTGTAATTTGGGACGCCTCAGAGGTCTCAATCTCTGCGGGTGCTTAAACCTTTCTAAGTGGCCTGCGAACTTGGAGGATATAGAATCCTTATGGGACGCTGGAGTAGAAATGGTTGAGGACAGGAAATCTATTCTATTCTTTTAA
- the LOC126609701 gene encoding disease resistance protein RPV1-like isoform X3 codes for MAATAAAAAASSSSSGSSWKYDVFINFRGEDTRRCFVSHLYKALNQKAINTFIDAEELRKGSDLSQLLTAIQDSRVSIVVFSQNYASSTWCLKELVQILDCMDGKNQLVMPLFYQVDPSDVRKAKRSFEEAFAELEGHSNTDMEEVRRWRSALSRATNLSGWDSKNYEDDAKLIEEIVKDIFQKLIRTSSSKDDDLVEMDSRMLEMDLLLHPAPEMDDIRVVGIWGMGGIGKTTIARAVYEEIACQFEACCFLDNVKEEFSACGAVHMQEKFLSRILNEKVQSLGTLDRGYRMILKRLQMKKVLIVLDDVDDFFQIETLLGKQHSFGGGSRIIITTRDKLVLSRADAIYSPKVLSGGGALELFSQYAFRTKQPKRDCDHLSSRAVRYAQGLPLALKVLGAFLYNKSVQEWGEVLKKLKKIPQRGIHDVLRTSFDGLDDSEKDLFLDIACFFKGARKDYATKILDSCGFYPHTGIRVLIDRALITVSSETLEMHDLLEEMGREIVRQESIKEPGKRSRVWNYEDVHHVLTQNTATEAVESIILDLSFSKLKVVYLRSEAFVKMTKLRLLKIHGDGVNSCENLKFLSHELRSLIWKCFPLKSLPSNYIAKNLVELDMQYSLIEHLWEGAKPLENLKIINLTRSPHLKKTPDFTEAKNLEKVIFRSCTSLLEVHPSISSLENLVLLDLEYCRNLKIFPSRIGCRKLESLPSSISHMKSLLYLDVSGCSKLEKFPEISEVMKKLSKLYLGGTAIKELPASILNLTSLVTLKLHNCRELKSLPSSISYMKSLEALDVSGCSTLEKFPEILESMEKLKALYLDGIAIKELPLSIKNLTALVMLKLNDCREFKILPSSICGLKSLRYVSLSGCTKFEVFPSIEENMQGLRELHLDGTSIKELSPSIEHLQGLVLLNLRNCKNLVHLPDNICNLGRLRGLNLCGCLNLSKWPANLEDIESLWDAGVEMVEDRKSILFF; via the exons ATGGCTGctactgctgctgctgctgctgcatcttcttcttcctctggcTCTAGTTGGAAATACGACGTGTTCATCAATTTTAGAGGGGAAGACACTCGCAGGTGCTTCGTCAGCCACCTCTACAAAGCCCTGAATCAGAAAGCAATCAACACCTTCATCGATGCCGAAGAGCTCCGAAAAGGCAGCGACCTTTCGCAGCTACTGACGGCGATCCAAGATTCGCGTGTTTCAATCGTAGTTTTTTCTCAAAACTATGCTTCTTCCACATGGTGCTTAAAGGAGCTCGTCCAAATACTGGATTGTATGGATGGAAAGAACCAGCTGGTTATGCCCCTTTTTTACCAAGTGGATCCTTCTGATGTCCGCAAAGCAAAGAGGAGCTTTGAGGAAGCTTTTGCCGAGCTTGAAGGCCATTCTAACACCGACATGGAAGAGGTGCGGAGGTGGAGGTCCGCTCTTAGTCGAGCCACCAATTTATCCGGCTGGGATTCGAAAAATTACGA GGATGATGCCAAGCTCATTGAGGAAATTGTAAAAGATATTTTTCAGAAATTGATCCGCACCTCGTCAAGTAAAGACGATGACTTGGTTGAAATGGATTCCCGCATGCTTGAAATGGACTTGCTATTACATCCTGCTCCTGAAATGGACGACATTCGTGTTGTTGGAATATGGGGTATGGGTGGTATAGGCAAAACCACCATAGCTAGAGCTGTTTATGAGGAAATTGCTTGTCAATTTGAAGCTTGTTGCTTTCTTGACAATGTCAAGGAAGAGTTCTCCGCTTGTGGTGCCGTACATATGCAGGAAAAATTTCTCTCTAGAATCTTGAATGAAAAGGTGCAGAGTTTAGGCACATTGGATCGAGGTTAcagaatgattttgaaaaggcTACAGATGAAAAAGGTTTTGATTGTTCTTGATGATGTTGACGACTTCTTTCAAATTGAAACCTTACTTGGAAAGCAACATTCATTTGGTGGTGGGAGTAGAATCATTATCACCACTAGAGATAAGCTAGTACTAAGTCGAGCTGATGCGATCTACAGCCCCAAGGTTCTAAGTGGTGGTGGAGCTTTGGAGCTCTTTAGCCAGTATGCCTTCAGAACAAAGCAACCCAAAAGAGACTGTGACCATCTCTCAAGCCGTGCTGTACGATATGCTCAAGGTCTCCCTTTAGCACTTAAAGTCTTGGGGGCTTTTCTTTATAACAAATCTGTACAGGAGTGGGGAGAGGTGCTaaagaaattaaagaaaatccCGCAAAGGGGAATTCATGATGTGCTAAGAACAAGCTTCGATGGACTAGATGATTCTGAGAAGGACTTATTTCTGGATATTGCATGTTTCTTTAAAGGAGCCAGAAAAGACTACGCAACAAAGATTCTTGACAGTTGTGGCTTTTATCCCCATACTGGGATAAGAGTTCTAATTGATCGAGCTCTTATAACTGTCTCATCGGAAACACTCGAGATGCATGATTTACTAGAGGAAATGGGTCGGGAAATTGTTCGCCAAGAATCTATTAAAGAGCCTGGGAAACGCAGTAGGGTGTGGAATTATGAAGATGTTCATCATGTGTTAACTCAAAATACG GCTACGGAAGCTGTTGAAAGCATAATCCTTGACCTTTCATTCTCAAAGCTAAAAGTGGTATACTTAAGGTCCGAAGCTTTTGTTAAAATGACGAAATTAAGATTGCTCAAAATCCATGGCGATGGTGTAAATTCATGTGAGAATTTAAAGTTTCTTTCGCATGAGTTAAGAAGtctcatttggaagtgtttCCCCCTGAAGTCTTTACCGTCCAATTATATTGCAAAGAATCTTGTTGAGCTTGACATGCAATATAGTCTCATTGAACATCTTTGGGAAGGAGCCAAG CCTctggaaaatttgaaaattatcaACTTAACAAGATCTCCTCACCTGAAGAAAACTCCTGACTTCACGGAGGCGAAAAATCTTGAGAAAGTAATTTTTCGAAGTTGTACAAGTTTACTTGAG GTTCACCCATCCATTTCATCTCTCGAAAACCTGGttcttttggatttggaatatTGCAGAAATCTTAAGATTTTTCCAAGCAGGATTG GTTGTAGAAAACTTGAGAGTCTTCCAAGCAGCATTTCTCACATGAAATCTCTTCTATACCTTGATGTTTCTGGATGTTCAAAGCTTGAGAAGTTTCCAGAAATTTCAGAGGTTATGAAGAAGCTATCTAAGCTCTATTTGGGTGGCACTGCAATTAAGGAGCTACCTGCTTCCATTTTAAATCTCACCAGTCTTGTTACTTTGAAGCTGCATAATTGCAGAGAACTTAAGAGTCTTCCAAGCAGCATTTCTTACATGAAATCTCTTGAAGCCCTTGATGTTTCTGGATGCTCAACTCTTGAGAAGTTTCCAGAAATTTTAGAGAGTATGGAGAAGCTAAAAGCGCTTTATTTAGATGGGATTGCAATTAAAGAACTGCCGTTGTCAATTAAAAATCTTACGGCACTTGTTATGTTGAAGCTAAATGATTGCAGAGAATTCAAGATTCTGCCAAGCAGCATCTGTGGACTCAAGTCCCTTAGATATGTTTCTCTTTCTGGTTGCACAAAGTTTGAGGTCTTTCCAAGCATTGAAGAAAATATGCAAGGATTAAGAGAGCTTCACTTGGATGGAACATCTATCAAAGAACTTTCCCCGTCAATTGAACATCTTCAGGGGCTGGTGTTATTAAATCTGAGAAACTGCAAAAACCTTGTTCATCTTCCAGACAATATTTGTAATTTGGGACGCCTCAGAGGTCTCAATCTCTGCGGGTGCTTAAACCTTTCTAAGTGGCCTGCGAACTTGGAGGATATAGAATCCTTATGGGACGCTGGAGTAGAAATGGTTGAGGACAGGAAATCTATTCTATTCTTTTAA
- the LOC126609707 gene encoding uncharacterized protein LOC126609707, producing the protein MESYNRARCCYGHRCKTRICGTAELNNSLAACYRALSILCYEAENCSVFILLIHPLENAGESLLSLSNPANHVAPPAFPRFTEDGDHFTTFANMATQPLTYRVEDGRSQM; encoded by the exons ATGGAAAGCTACAACAGAGCAAGATGCTGCTATGGGCACCGGTGTAAAACAAGAATTTGTGGCACAG CTGAATTGAACAATTCGTTAGCAGCATGCTATCGTGCTTTGTCTATCCTTTGTTATGAAGCTGAAAATTGCAGTGTCTTTATCCTTTTGATTCACCCACT GGAAAATGCGGGGGAGAGCCTTCTCTCGCTCTCAAATCCGGCGAATCACGTCGCACCACCAGCGTTCCCCCGCTTTACTGAAG ATGGTGATCATTTCACAACTTTTGCAAACATGGCTACTCAGCCTTTGACATACAGAGTTGAGGATGGAAGGAGCCAG ATGTAA